ATCGAAGCCGATCATCGCCAGGGTTCCAGACATGGCTCACATGTTCCGTTGTGATTCGTGGATAAGGCGGTAACGTGAACGCGGGCAGGGCGACCTCCGCGCCGGCGGGTTACTCCAGCCGATATGTGCCTATCAAGTCTACCATAGTGTGGCTGAAAACAAAGTGCAAAGATAGTGCCAAAATTTGAGAGCATTTCAGGAAAAATTATGGTATGATAAAGACTATCCTCCTCTTTCATCTCTCTCCTCATCGGCCTACTGGATACCCCCGCCTGCGCTCCGCTGTAGACGGAAAGGGACTTCCTATGACCAATCGTGTCTCGGCTCGTTTAATGCTAGAGCGCCACCGGTATTTCGTGGGACGGGCTCCGGAACTCGAACGGTTTTATGCCGTGGTCACTGCATCGGAGCTGCCCTGTTTTGTGCTCCATGTGTATGGCCCGGGTGGCGTGGGGAAGAGCTCCCTGCTCCAGGAATTCATCTATCTCTGTGAGGCGGAAGGGGTCACCGCCGTGTATCTGGACGGCCGGGACATGGAAGCCACGCCGGCCCTCTTTCTCCAGGTCCTCGCGCTGGCGCTGGGGCTGTCTCCGGCCAGTTCCCCATTGGCCCATCTGGGCGAGCAGCAGGAGCGTTTCGTCCTTCTGGTGGACACATATGAACAGCTGGCACCCCTGGATCGCTGGATGCGTCGCGAGTTCTTGCCCCAGATGCCGGACAATGTGCTGGTGGTGTTGGCAGGGCGCAATCAACCGAGCCTGGAATGGCGCATGGATCCCGGCTGGCAGTCGTTACTCCAGGTGATTCCGCTGCGCAACCTGAGCCCGGATGAAGGGCGCCGATACCTGAGCCTGCGCCATGTGCCGCCGGATCAACACCAGGCCATCCTGGATCTCACCTACGGCCATCCCCTGGCCCTCTCCCTGGTGGCAGAGGAGTTCGCCCAGCGTCCCAGCATCCGCTTTACCCTGACCGAGGCGACCGACGTCATTCAGGCGCTGCTGGAGCGGTTGGTCCAGAAGGTGCCCGGGCCGGCCCATCGCGCCGCACTGGAGGCCAGCGCCATGGTGCGGGTGGTGACCGAACCCTTGCTCTCGTCCATGCTCAACCTGCCAGAGGTGGCGGAGCTCTTCGCCTGGCTGCGGGACCTTTCGTTCGTTTCCAGCGGACAGGATGGGCTGTATTTGCATGATCTGGTGCGGGACACCCTGGCCGCCGACCTGCGCTGGCGCAACCCCCTCTGGTATCGGGAACTCCACCGTCGGGCGCGCGACTTCTTTGCCGGTCACCTGGAGCAGACCCACGGGCTGGAACAGCAACGGATCCTGGTGGATTATGTGTTCCTGCACCGGGATAACATCATGTTGCGCTCCTTTCTGGACTGGCAGATGCGGGACAGCCACATTTTGGTAGACAGGCTGGCCCCAGAAGATCCGCCCCAGGTGGTGGAGATGGTGGCCCGCCATGAAGGCGAGGATTCAGCCCGTCTGGCGGCTCACTGGTTGAATATTCAGCCTGAGTCTGTCGTGGTCTATCGCTCGGATGCAGGGGAACTGCTGGGCTTTCTAATGATGCTGGCCCTGCCTCAGCTACGTCCGGAGGAGCGGGCTGTGGATCCTGGCGTCCAGGCGGTGTGGTCCTACCTGGACCAAAATGCCCCGTTGCGTCCGGGAGAGCAGGCCACCCTGTTTCGTTTCTGGATGGCCCGGGAAACCTATCAGGATGTCTCTGCCGTGCAGAGCCTGATTTTCATTACCATCCTGCAACACTATCTGACCACGCCTGGCCTGGCGGTTACGTTCTTCCTGGCCGCTGATGCGGATTTCTGGCAGATGTTGCTCGCCTATGCCAACATCCAGCGGTTGCCGCAGGTCGATTTCACTGTCGGAGGGCATCGTTATGGCGTCTACTACCACGACTGGCGTCTGGAGCCACCGGCTGTGTGGCTGGCCGTGATGGCCGAGCGAGAGATCGCTGGGGAACAGACGCCGCCGATACAGCCGATGGCGGCCAATCAGGTGTTGGTGCTGAGCCAGCCCGATTTCGCCGCGGCTGTGTGGGACGCCCTGCGGGATTACACCCGGCCAGATCGCCTGGCTGGCAACCCGTTGCTTCGTTCCAGGTTGGTGATGGCCCGGATGGCCGAAGCCGGGGAGGCGGATGCGCCGATCCAGGCGTTGCAGGCGCTCCTTCAGGAGACGGCCGCTTCCCTGCGACAGTCCCCTCGAGACCTCAAGCTCCATCGCGTCCTCCACCACACCTATTTTCAACCGGCCGCCACCCAGGAAGCAGCGGCCGAATTGTTGGATCTTCCCTTCAGCACCTATCGTCGCCACCTGAAGGCCGGCATTCGACGGGTCACCGACATGCTGTGGCATGCCGAACTCCACACCGGCTAGGAAATCCCGGCAGAAATTCGCCGATCAGGCCTCTGGCCTGCGGCATAGCCGATCGGGCCTCTGGCCTGCGGCATAGCCGATCGGGCCTCTGGCCTGCGGCATAGCCGATCGGGCCTCTGGCCTGCGGCATAGCCGATCGGGCCTCTGGCCTGCGGCATAGCCGATCGTATCCACCAGCGATAGTGCCGCCGGATTTACGCCAGACTGTACGAGTGAACAGAAAGTGAATAGAAAATGGTCTGGACTCCCCGTCTCATCGGGTCTATGCTGGGGCCAGGTCACCGAATCAGTGCACAGG
The DNA window shown above is from Litorilinea aerophila and carries:
- a CDS encoding MalT transcriptional regulator family protein, which gives rise to MTNRVSARLMLERHRYFVGRAPELERFYAVVTASELPCFVLHVYGPGGVGKSSLLQEFIYLCEAEGVTAVYLDGRDMEATPALFLQVLALALGLSPASSPLAHLGEQQERFVLLVDTYEQLAPLDRWMRREFLPQMPDNVLVVLAGRNQPSLEWRMDPGWQSLLQVIPLRNLSPDEGRRYLSLRHVPPDQHQAILDLTYGHPLALSLVAEEFAQRPSIRFTLTEATDVIQALLERLVQKVPGPAHRAALEASAMVRVVTEPLLSSMLNLPEVAELFAWLRDLSFVSSGQDGLYLHDLVRDTLAADLRWRNPLWYRELHRRARDFFAGHLEQTHGLEQQRILVDYVFLHRDNIMLRSFLDWQMRDSHILVDRLAPEDPPQVVEMVARHEGEDSARLAAHWLNIQPESVVVYRSDAGELLGFLMMLALPQLRPEERAVDPGVQAVWSYLDQNAPLRPGEQATLFRFWMARETYQDVSAVQSLIFITILQHYLTTPGLAVTFFLAADADFWQMLLAYANIQRLPQVDFTVGGHRYGVYYHDWRLEPPAVWLAVMAEREIAGEQTPPIQPMAANQVLVLSQPDFAAAVWDALRDYTRPDRLAGNPLLRSRLVMARMAEAGEADAPIQALQALLQETAASLRQSPRDLKLHRVLHHTYFQPAATQEAAAELLDLPFSTYRRHLKAGIRRVTDMLWHAELHTG